CTGGCCTCGTCGGAAGCCATATTGGCTACCAACACTTCGTCAATACCCATTATCGATATTGCCATGAGTACGGCTCGCCCGGAACAAGTTATTGGGATGCATTTTTTCAACCCAGCTACCATCATGAAACTGGTAGAGGTTATTCCATCGGTGCGCACCGATGCTTCGGTGACCGAACGCATCACCGGCTTCACCACCGAGGTCATCAACAAAACGGTAGTGGCCGCCCAAGATCGGGCCGGTTTTGTGGTCAACATGTTGTTGGTCCCTTACCTGTTGGCGGCCATGAAAATGTACGAAGCGGGATACGCCACCGCCGAAGACATTGATGCCGGCATGAAACTCGGTGCAGCGCACCCGATGGGCCCCCTAGAACTCAGTGACATGATCGGCCTCGACACCATGATGCTGGTCGGAGAAACCTTGTTCGAAGAATACGGCGACGCCTCTTACCTTCCGCCACCATTGTTGAAACGCATGGTGGCTGCTGGGCATCTCGGACGAAAATCTGGCCAAGGGTTTTACGACTACCGCTAAACCGGTGTCGGTTGGTCCACGATACGGGTAGCGAGCAGAGCGGCCACGATGGCCACGGCCGCAGCACCCAGATGCAAAAATAAGAACCAAGTGCCATCTACGTGATCGCCCATGAGGGCGGTAAGCACGGTGATGCCTAAGGCAGCCCCCACTTGCTGCACCATATTGATGGTTCCCCCGGCGATGCCCAAGTCTTGGTCGCCCACTGCGGTGGTCACGGCGTTGGTAACAGCGGCTCGGATGTAACCGCTGCCTGCCCCGGCCAATGCGGCACCAGAAATAAAGAGAAAAAGCCAATGCTGTTGGGCGCCTATCCCGGCGATCACCATGGCTCCGGCAAAAACCAGCATGCCGGTGACCGCAACTTTTTTAGCGCCCCGTAGTGGGTCATGATGGCCCCCTAAGCGAGCTGCTAACGCAAAGGTGAGGGGGCGAGGCAGCATAAGTAATCCGATAATGGTGGGGCGAAACCCCCAAAGGCGCGCCAGTAAAAAAGGCGCCATAACCATGGCCCCCATGTAGCCCGCTTGCATAACTGCTTGAGACAAAATTGGGTAGGTGAAGTTGGGGCGGCGAAGGAATTCCGGGGGAAGCAACGGAGAAGAGGTGCGACGCTCAATGATGGTAAAAGCGGCGAGCGAAAGTGGAGCCACCACGAGGCAGGCCAACACGATGGGGTGCCCCCAGCCCCAGGCGATACCGCGGTTGATGCCTAAAAGTAGGCCGCTGACCCCAACGCCCAAAGCAAACGAGCCGGGGAGATCAAATCGCACACCGGGTCGCGTGGGGGTTTCTGGGACCACCAGCAGGGCTAAGCAGAGGGCAATCAGCACGGCGCTCCCTTGAACTACGAACAAGGCCCGCCACCCCAGCCATTCAATAAGTGGCCCGCCGGTGACTACGCCCACTGCGGGGGAAAGTGCCACCACGGCGGCCCATGTACCGAGTGCTTTCGAACGGTCGCGGCGAGGGAAAATACTGACGATCATGGCCATGGTGGAAGGCCCGGCCGAGGCCATGGCAGCTTGGGCCAGGGTACGTAAAACGATGAGCGAGGTAATGTCCCAAGCCAGTGAGGTGGCTAAAGAAAGCACGGCACCCAAGGAGAAGCTTAAAAGAAAAATACGACGGTGTCCGTAAAGGTCGCCAAGTTTGCCGGCGATGGGGGTGACGACGGCAAAAGCCAACAGGGGGGCGGCGATCACCCAAATGATGGTGTCATCGGTGGTGCCGATTTGGGTAGCGATACGGGGCAAGGACGCTGAAAGCACGGTGACCGGGTAGCTACCGGTAGCTGTGCTGAACAAAGCAACGTAAAGCACCCACTGCCGGTAGTTGGGTCGTTGTTTAATGTGGTTGCGGCGAGCGGTCAGTCCACGGCCGCCATGGTCGCCTTTATTCATGTGGGTTTACCTTAGATCAGCAAAGAATTTACTACAGCATGGGGCGTCCGGTCAGGTGTCACCGCGGAGAGCCTATTACGGTCAAGCTATGGAAAAAGATGGTCAAAAAAATGTTGCCCCTATCGGCTTGGTGGTTAACCCTCGGTCGGGGACAGATGTGCGGCGCGCTATCGCCGCTGCAGGAAGCGTCACGGTGGCCGACAAAGCCAACATTGTGCGACGGGTGGTGTTGGGGGCAGTTGAAACAGGAGCGCACCGTTTTGTTGTTCACGGTGACCCGCACGGCATTGTGCGCCGGGCTACCGAAACCATTAAAGGTCTTGACCTGGATTGGGTGGGTACGGAGTTGACGTTCACTGAACGCGACACCTACCACGCCGTGGAGTGGATGCGCAATGCTGGTTGTGCGGTGATTTTGGTACTGGGGGGCGATGGGACGAATCGGGTGGCCGCTCAATCCTGGCCGGATATCCCGGTGATCCCCGTATCTACTGGCACCAATAATGCTTTCCCGGTTTTTGTGGAAGCCACGGTGGCCGGTGCCGCCGCAGGGCATGTAGCAACCGGCCGAGTAGCTATCGGTGAGGTGGCGGGGCCGGCGAAGGTCGTTCGCCTAGATGTTTGGGATGACCAAGGGAACCTTGAAGAACCAGACTTGGCCTTAATCGATGCGGTGTCGGTAGATGACCGTTACGTCGGTTCGTTGGAGCTTTTTGACCCGAAAACTTTAGGGATTGCGGTGTTGACTCGAGCAGACCCGGCTTCGGTTGGTTTTGCGGGGGTTGGTGGATTGGTGGAAGAGATCACCGCCGACGACGATGCAGGGTTGTTGATTCGTTTTGCCCCGCCTGCAGCAAGCGAACGAGTATTGCGAGGTCCGACAGCCCCCGGCCATTACGACGACCTCGGGCTTCAGGAAGTGCGACGCCTCAAACTTGGTGAACGGGTGAGGGTAGAGGGCCCAATCTTGTTGGCTTTTGATGGCGAACGCAAAAGGCGTTTAGCGGAAGGCGCCCAGGCCGAATTATGGGTTGAACGCAACGGGCCTTGGGTCATTGATGTGGCAACCGCTATGCGCCAAGCGGCCGCTCAAGGTAGTTACCTAAGAAATAAATCGCTCGGCTAATAGGGCAGGGAGTTCACTAAAAGAGTCCAATACCGGAAAGTCCACTCCGACTAAAGATGCATCGTCGGCGTGTTCATGCCCCCAAGTGGTGTGGTGAGGTATATGTATGGCTTGGGCCCCCAAAGAAATAACCGGGAGTACATCGGAAGGCACGGAGTTGCCGACCATGGTGAACTGGTTGGGTTCAACTCGGTGTTGCCGCAAAAGAGCGCCATAGGTGTGAGGGTCTTTTTCTCGCACTACCTCAACAGCCCAAAAATGATCCACGATGCCGCTGTTTAAAATTTTGCGATGCTGGTCGGCGGGGTCTCCTTTGGTGATGAGCATCAAGCGGTGGCTTTCCCCAAGAAGGTGCAGGGTGTCGGCCACTGTCGGTAAAAGCTCAACCGGGTGATCAATGAGGGCTTGACCGGTAGACAATATTCGAGAAATCTGTTGGGCATCAATAGCGCCTTCGGTCAGGTTGATGGCCGTCTCGATGCAAGAAAGGGTGAAGCTTTTTACGCCGTACCCGTAGCGTTCAATATTGACTCGTTCAAGAGCGAGGAGAGAAGCATCAACTTGTTCTCCGTCGGCCCAAGGGGAAAGCAATTGACGAAATTCGCCTTGGGCCGTATCGAAACGTGCCTGGTTTTCCCAAAGGGTGTCGTCGGCATCGAGACCGAGTACGGGGCGGTTAATCATGCGCTGAGCATAGAGGGCGAAGGTGTGGGCTGGGGTGTCCCCGATTGAGGTCGGCGCCGAGGCTAGCGTTTCCCTTATGCGCCACCTATGTATGCGACCAGCTTGTAACGGCCCCGCCATTGTGTTGGTCATCATGAACCACAACAATTTGACTTTTACCGTTCGCGACCCGGGGGAAATTGACGGCCCGGGCCGGGTTGCTCTTTGTGAGGTCCATTTGGATCGTATGAAGGCCCCACAGGGTTGGGATATTTTGGATGAACGCCCGGGCGGCGATGTGGTGGCTTTTGTACGGCCTGCCTCGTCGGTGGGACGTCTGGTTGACCCGACACCAACTGCGCCTCGTCCGGTTGTTGAAGCCACCCACCCTTTGCGTAACCGTTTGACAGAAGAAAACGACGGCGAAACGCTTGACCCCGCTCCGGAGCCGACTCGTACCCCGTTACTGGCTCGAGCATTTTTGGGGGTAGATCGCCATCCAGCATCGCCCATTGGTTCGGCCGATGATTTTGATTGGGATCAACGAGATTTGCTTGGCGAAGACGACGACGAGCAAATGTCTTTAGATGATTTTGACCCCGATGGGTTAGACCTCGCTTAAGCTCTTGTGAGACGGCATTGATTATGCGCCGCATTTTTACGGTGCTGATGCTTCTGGCTGGGGCGGTGGTCGGAGTTGTTGGATTTTTAACAAGCGACGTTGATGAAGCAGCTATCGAGCCGCTTCCAGTTCTGTCCATTGCCACCAGTGCGCCGCCGACTACGAGTTCTCCGCCGCCGGTTCTTACCGTACCGGTGGTGCTCGCTACGACGACTACCACCACGCTGCCGCCTTTTTCTGGGTGGGTTGACCCGTTAAGTATCGGCCAACCGTGGGGCAACACGGTGTCGGGGGTCTTGACTTTTCGCGGTTCACCGACCCGTCGGTGGCATGGCGAGGGCCCGGTGCCTCAAGAGCCAGAAAGAGCGTGGCGTTTTCCTGCTGGTCAGGCCATGTGTTCAATGAGCAGCGTCTTTGGGGTAGATGAACAGTGGTGCGGTATGGGCTGGACTGGCCAACCGGCGATTTTTGAACGTGGGGAAATCACTTGGCTGGTTTTTGGGGCCTATGACGCCAAGGTGCATTTTTTGAATGCGGAAACCGGTGAGCGACTGCTGCCAGATTTCGTTACTGGGGACATAATTAAGGGTTCGGTAACTGTGGATCCGGATGGTTTTCCGCTGGTCTATACCGGTTCGCGAGACAACTATCTGCGTGTATTGGGTATCGAAGGGGACGAAGCGGTGGAGTTGTGGCGGTTGCATGCCTATGACGTGTCGCCCACCAAGTGGAACAACGACTGGGATTCTGCACCTTTGGTCATCGACGACTATTTATTTGCTGGGGGAGAGAACAGCCGGTTTCATATCATTAAGTTGAATCGGGGTTATGACGATTTGGGGCAGGTCACGGTGGAGCCAGAGTTGTTGTGGGATTTTGCTGGTTGGGATGAGCAGCTTCTTTCGGCGGTGGGATCCAACGTGTCTATCGAAATGTCGCCGTTGATTTTGGGCGATGTGCTTTACTTTGCTAATTCTGGTGGGTTGGTGCAGGGGTGGGACATCGGCGGGCTTAAAGATGGGGTGGAGCCGCATCGGGTGTTTCGTTTTTGGGCCGGCGACGATGTAGATGCCAGCATTGTTCCTGATGATGAAGGGTTTCTCTATGTAGGGGTGGAGTACGAGCGCAGCACCGAGAGGTCTAAAGAGGTGGGTCAGATCATAAAGTTGGATCCTGGCAACCCAGATGATCCGGTGGTGTGGTCGGTGCATGACCGGCCTTATGTGAATTCGGGGGTGTGGGCTACCCCGGCCATTTATGAGGATTTGGTTATTGTGCCTACTGACCAAGGGTTGGTTCATGGCATTGATCGGGCGACCGGGGAGATCCGTTGGTCGTTGGATTTGCCTGGTCCGACGTGGTCGTCGCCCACCATTGTGGATGGGGTAATGGTTATGGGCGATTGCTCGGGCAGGGTGCGCGCTTTTGATGTTTCGGATACGTCAGTAAGCCCGCCGGAGTTGTGGCAGGTGACGACGGGCGCTTGTGTGGAGTCTTCGGTAACGGTGTGGAAGGGCTCGGTTTATTCGGGTTCGCGAGATGGTTTTCTTTATGCGTGGCGCGATTTAGTTTTGGCTGACGAACCGGGCTAGGTTCTGTTCGGCTTGAGGCACCGTGTCTTGGGTTTAAGAGAGGTTGTTATGGCTGAAGTTACCGAAGCGGAGATTCGCGAGTTGACGGCCCAGTTTTTGGCTGAAGTTGACCACACGCAAGTCGACCAGTTCACTTTTCGCGGTGAGCAATTTGACCGAGGTTTGGCTTTGGTGCAGTTTCCTGAAGGCTTGGGGGGCTTGGGTTTGTCGAGTCGCCGGCTACAAACGGTGGTTGACGCTGAGTTGCGGGCCGCTGGGGTGCCTTACCACGATTTGTTGATCAACCCCATTGGTATCGGTATGGGTGGCCCGGTGGTGCTTACTTATGCGACGCCGGAGCAGCAAAAACGCTTGTTGCGACCCATGTTTACTGGCGAAGAAATTTGGTGTCAGATGTTTTCTGAGCCGGGGGCGGGGTCGGATGTGGCTGGTTTAGCCACTCGGGCGGTGCGTGATGGCGATGAATGGATTGTTAATGGGCAAAAAGTGTGGACTACTTTGGCTCATGTTTCGCGCTGGGGCATGTTGGTGGCTCGTAGCGACCCGGATCAGCCGAAGCACAAGGGTTTAACGTACTTCTTGTTGGATATGGAGTCTCCCGGGGTGGAGGTGCGTCCGTTACATCAAATTACCGGTGAGGCGGAGTTCAACGAAGTGTTTTTTGATGATGTGCGTATTCCTCATGACCGGGTGTTTGGCGAAGTGGGCGGCGGCTGGGCGGCGGCGGTCACGACGTTGATGAACGAGCGGGTTGCTTTGGGCGGCACGGTGCAAAAGGGTTCGGGCGCTATTGCTGACCTGATGCGTTTGTGGAAAGATCGGCGCGAAGCGTTGGCTTCTTCTGAAGCGGAAGTTATGCGCGACCGGGTGTCTGCTTTGTGGATTGAGGCTGAGGCGCTGCGTTTGACGAACTGGCGGGCTCGAGAGAATTCCAAGGCGGGGAATCCTGGGCCGGAAGGATCGGTGGGCAAGGTCAAGTCGGCTGAGCTGAATCAGCGTATTTACGAAACCTGTATGGATCTTTTGGGCGCTGAAGGTTTACTTTACGAAGAGGGCTATGAGCGCCGCCGTCCGGCTCATGGGGAACGCCATGATGCGACACGCACCCATTACGCCTTTTTGCGGGCTCGTGCCAACACCATCGAGGGCGGCACGTCTGAGGTGATGCGCAACATTTTGGGTGAACGGGTTTTGGGTCTTCCCGGTGATGTGCGGGTCGACAAAAAGATCCCTTGGATAGACGTTCCCCGTAACTAGATCTCCCCGAGATGAAACATGGGGCCAGGCCCTATGTTTCATCTCAAGGTTCGGGGATGTTCGATTCCACCAGAACGGTGAGTTTGATTTGGCGTTAGGAGCGGTGCCAGGTGGTGCCGGTGGTGCTGTCTTCTAACACGATGCCCAAGCTGGTGAGTTCTTTGCGGATCTGGTCGGCTAGGTCGTAATCTTTGGCTTCTTTGGCGGCGCTGCGGGCGGCTACCAGGGCGTCGACTTCTGCTCGGTCGCCTTGGTCGGGTCGGGCTTGGTCGCCCAGCTCAAGACCTAGAGCAGAGGTGAGTTCTAAAGCAGCGGCGGTTAAGGCAGCAGCCGAATCGTGGTCTTCGGCGTCGAGGGCTCGGTTAGCGTCACGCACGGCATCAAAGATGGCCGCTAATGCTCCGGCGGTGCCCAGGTCGTCGTCCATTGCGATGCGAAAGCGTTCCACGGTGGCCGGGTCGCTGGGGAGGTCGGGAAGGTCGGCGGTTTCCATGCGTCGAGTGAAAGCATCAAGGCGATCTAAGGCGGCGGCCGCCGTGGTTAACGTGATTTCGGTTATTTCCATGGTTTTGCGGTAATGAGTTTGCAAAACCAACAACCGTAAGGCCCGAGGGTCCCAGTTGTCTAAAAGGTCGGCCAAGGTTTGAAAGTTGCCCAACGATTTGGACATTTTTTCGCTGCCTACCTGCACCATGCCGTTGTGCACCCAGGTGCGGGCGAAGGGGCGGCCGCACCCCAAGCATTCGGCTCGTTCGTTTTCGTGGTGGGGGAACATTAGGTCGTCGCCGCCGCCGTGAATGTCAAAGTCTTCGCCCAGAAGGTCGAGTGCCATGGCCACGCATTCGATATGCCAGCCGGGGCGGCCCGGGCCCCAAGGGGAGTCCCAGGTGGGTTCACCCTCTTTGGCGGCTTTCCATAAGGCAAAGTCCAGTGGGTCTTTTTTGTCGCTGTCGACCTCCACGCGGGCGCCGGCGTTTTCTCGCAGTTGTTCGAGGTCTTGTTTTGCTAGTGCCCCGTAACCGTCGAGGTTATTGACGGCGTAGTAAACCCCGGAGTCGGTGGCGTAGGCCATGTCTCGAGAAACCAGGTCGCTAATGACGGCAATCATTTGGTCAATGTATTCGGTGGCTCGCGGGCGGTGGTCGGGGTGCAAGATGTTGAGGCGATCCATCTCGGACACAAATACTTCTTCGAAGCGTTGCGCTAATTCGGGTTCGGTGGTGCCTTCGGCGGCGGCCCGGTTGATGATCTTGTCGTCAATGTCGGTGACGTTCGACGCCGAGGTGACGTCGTAGCCCGACCACTTGAGGTAACGAACTAACACGTCAAAAGCCAGGGTGGAACGAGCGTGCCCCAGGTGGGGGGCGTCGTAGACGGTGGGCCCGCACCAGTAGACCGAGGCTTTGCCGGGGTCGCGGGGAGCGAAGTCTGTTTTTTGGCCGGTCAGGCTGTCAGTAAAGCGAAGCACCCGAACAGGATACGGGCTAAGGAGCGAGGTGGGTGAGGTGAATACCTAAAAGCTCGGCGGCTTGGGTTAAGCCGGCAGCCGCATCGGGGTGATCGCCGGTGCCGGCCAGTAGCCCGATAGCTAAGGCATCGAGAGCATTTCGAGCGGTGATGGTGTCTAAATCGTTGTCAAGGGCGGCCCGTACAGCAGCCAAGGTGGGGGCGGGGTCGGGGCCGAGTGGGCAATTCACGGCTCGTTCTAGTCGCTCTAACCGGGCTACCCCGTCTTCGATATCGCCATCGAACCATTCGAAGCCTTCGTGGTAATGGTGGGCCAGCAAAGCTAAGCGAGTGGCTCGTGGGTCGTATTGTTGGCGCAGGTCACGCACGAAAACCAGGTTGCCTAGCGACTTAGACATTTTGGTGCCTTGGTAGGCCACCATGCCCACATGCATCCAATGGTCGGCTAAAGGCTGGCCGGTGGCGGCTCGGCTTTGGGCGTCTTCGCATTCGTGGTGGGGGAACACCAGGTCGTTGCCACCGCCGTGCAGGTCGATGGTTTCGCCTAATTCGTCCATAACCATGGCAGAACATTCAATGTGCCACCCGGGCCGGCCGGGCCCAAAAGGGGAGTCCCAGGTGGGTTCGCCGTCGGCCGAGGGCTGCCACAGTACAAAGTCCAACGGGTTGCGTTGTCGTGGGTCGTCGGGGCGGCCGCCGCGTTCGGCGGCGTAGGCCTCCATGACCGAGGTGTCGTAGCCAGAGAGCGAGCCGAAACTGCTTTGGGTAGCCACATCAAAAAAGGTGATGCCTTCCACTTGGTAAGTGTGACCACCTGTTTCCAAGCGGCTTACCAGGTTGATGATGGCCGTAATGGATTCAGTGGCTCGTGGTTCGGCGACGGCCGGCCGCATATTAAGAGCCTCCATGTCGGCATCAAAGAAAGCCATTTCTTGGGCAGCTAACTCAAGGTAGTCAATGCCCAGTTCTTTAGCTTTGGGCAAGATGGAGTCGTCTACATCGGTGACGTTGCGCACCATGCGCACGTGGTGGCCGAGGTCTTCTAAGCGGCGGATGATCAGGTCAAAGGTGAGGTAGGTAAAGGCGTGGCCAAGGTGGGTGGCGTCGTAGGGGGTGATGCCGCAGACATACATGGTGACGTCGGGCCCGGGGGCAAAAGGCACTACGGCGCCTTTGGTGGTGTCAAAAAGGTGCATGGTTCCGGCGCTGGTCATTTGCTTACGGTACTCGCTTTGGTGCCCTCGGCAGGAATCGAACCTGCGGCCTACCACTTAGGAGGCGGTCGCTCTATCCAACTGAGCTACGAGGGCATGGCGCTTAGGCTACAAGGCCTCGGTCGGTCATCTACCAAGGCGAGCTAAGGCTTCAAGTTCGGTGAGCCCTTCGATGCGAAAACGTTTGTGTCGAGCGGTGGCTCCTGAAGCCAGAAGTACTTGACTTCGTTTTAGGCCTAGGGCTCGAGCCAGCGCCTGTCGGGCTGCTTCGGTGGCTCGACCATCTACGGGTGCTTCGGTTACGCGTATTTTGATTTCCCCGTTTTCGTAGTGCGCATCGGTCCGACTGGACCGGGGGGCTACCTTGACTTTGAGCAGACAGTGGGTTGGGTCAGTCACTGCTGAAAAGCGGGGCGAGGGTTTGGCCGGCTAAGGCCACTATTTCTGGGTGGTGGCCGTTGGCGGGCATGTTCAGGGTCAGACCGTCTATGCCGAGGGCAAGGATCTTTTGTACCTGTTGGCGTACTTCGTCGGGTCCGCCCATGATGATGCGGCGCATGAGTTTGGCTTGGAAGCCTTGGTCGAGGGAGTCCCAGTCGAAGCCGCGGCGAGCCAGTAGGGCGGTGCGTTCGGCTTCTGCCTCAGCCAGGGTGGGGGCAATGATTACCGTGCTTTGCCAGGACACGCTGATTTCGCTGCGTGCCCGCCCGAGTTGCTGGCAGTGTTGGTCGAGTGCGTCAAGTTTGCGTGAAATTTCGTCAGGATTACAGATCAGGTTGGAGGCATCGGCGTATTGGGCCACCATGCGGAGGGTTTTCTTTTCGCCGCCTCCGCCGATCATGAGGGGGATTTTTCCGATGGGAGGGGGTTGGTTGATGGCGTCGGTTACCGAGTAGTGCTGACCAGAAAAAGTGGGGCGTTGGCCGGCCAGCATGGGGGGAATGATTTGTAAGGCTTCTTCGAGTTTTTCGAAGCGTTCGGTGAAGGTGTTAAAAGTAAAACCTAGGGAGTCGTGTTCCAACTCAAACCATCCGGCTCCGATGCCTAAAATGGCTCGGCCTTGGGAGACGACGTCGAGGGTGGTGATAATTTTGGCCAGCAGGGCAGGGTTGCGGTAGGTGTTGCCGGTGACTAGCGAGCCCAGTTTTATGGTGGAGGTGCGGGCGGCCAGAGCGCCCAGCAGGGTGTAGCACTCCATCATGTAGTCCTCGGGGTCGCCGAGGCCGGGGAGTTGGTACAAGTGGTCCATGACCATCACCGTGTCGAAGCCATGGGCTTCGGCGGCTAGGGCTTGGGCGGCTACGCTTTCAAAAAGTGTTTCGGGGGTGCCGTTGGGGTAGGTAAAGAGAGGTATTTGGTAGCCAAGTTTGATCATGAGACGAGGATAGTCGCTGCGCTGAAACTTTAGGAAAGAAAATATTGACAAAGGTTTGATTATATTGCATAATAGAGGTTTACGAGGAGGCAACATGGGACGCACTTGGGCATCACTAGACGAGTTTGAAGTATTTCTTAACGAAGGCGGCATTGTTGAGCCCGACGATGCCATGCCCGATGAGTACCGCCAAGCAGTCTTTAACTTTTTAGAAATGCACGCCAACAGCGAACTCATGGGTGGCCTCACCGAACGTGACTGGATACCCATGGCCCCCGGACTGCGTTACAAAATGGCCGCCATCGCCAAAACCCAAGATGAAATCGGCCACGCCCACTTGCTCTACATGGTGGCCGCCGATTTGGGGCTTAAAACGCGACAAGAAATGATGGAAGACCTTTTCGCTGGGAAAAGCAAATTTCACAACGTCTTTCACTACCGCGTCAACTCCTGGGGCGACCAAGTAGCGATCGCTTTCCTGGTAGATGCCGCCGCCGTGGTGAGCCAACAAGCAGTATTTAAAAATTGTTCCTACGGGCCCTACAAACGCATTCTTAAGCGCATCATTGCCGAGGAAGGGTTCCACCTACGTTTTGGCGAAGAGTCAGTGTTGCGCATCTCCGAAGGCACCGATGTTCAGCGAGAAATGTTTCAAAAGTCCATTGATGCCTGGTGGTGGCCTGCGATGCAACTCTTCGGCCCTGACTCCAAACCTCACGATGTTCTTCTGCGGTGGCACATTAAATCCGAGCGCAACGAGGTGCTTCGTGACCGTTGGATACAAAAATTTGTGCCACTTATTCAAAGCTACGGGTTCACCATCCCCGATCCGGACCTGCGCTACGACGAAGAAACTCAGCGCTGGGAGATCGGCGAAATTGATTGGGAGCCTCTGAAAAAAACGCTGGCCATGGGCGGGCCAGACTCGTCTCGACGCATCGCTGATGCTGCAGGCAACTGGGAGCGCGCCCAGTGGGTACGCCAAGCACTTGACGAGGTAGCGGCATGATCGTCGCCACCTTGCCCACCCAACAAGATCTCCAGAATGCGGTAGCCACCGTAGATGACCCAGAATACCCCGGGGTGTCTATCGTGGATCTTGGCCTCTTTGAGGCCGCTCGCCTCAGCCCAGAAGGTGACGCTCAAATAGATTTGATCCCTACCTTTTCTGGTTGCCCCGCCTTGGCCATGATTGCTGATGAAGTGCAAAATGCCGTAGCCGCCCTCCCCGGGGTAAAGCAAGCACGAGTGCGTTGGTTGCCTGCCCCGGTATGGACCATTGAACGCGTAACCAATCAAGGACGTCAGGCGCTCGCCCAAGAGTTTACGGTGGCTGTACAAATTGGTTCCACCACCATTTGCCCCCGATGCGGTGAACCCACTACCGAAAAATCCCCCTTCGGGGCGAGCCGCTGTCGGGCTATCCACGTTTGTTCGGCTTGTGCCGAAGTCGTAGAAGTTCTGCGAGGTTAATCATGCGCATCTACGAAGTGTTCCTCAAGCGTGACGGCAAAGACGAGTTTCGCCACGCTGGCAGCATCGAAGCCGCCAACGACGAGTTGGCTTTAGTAATGGCGAGAGAAAATTACACCCGGCGAGCCGAAGGAAACCGCATGTGGTTGGTTGACCGAGAACACTTGGTGTTCGGCGACGATCAGTTCATCACCCCCAACGAAGACAAACCCCATCGCCACAACGACGGGAGCCGGGTGGCCACGCATCGGCGATCTCAACGAGAGGCGCAACAATGACCACCCCAGCCATCCATAATTACCTGCTGGCTCTG
Above is a window of Acidimicrobiia bacterium DNA encoding:
- a CDS encoding 3-hydroxybutyryl-CoA dehydrogenase; the encoded protein is MAAAFGIERVGVVGGGQMGGGVAEVMAKAGLPTVVREISAEAAEKSQAGIERSLAKALERGKLDEDAHGATLANLSYTTEMADLAHCDLVVEAVVESFDLKAKIFADLDAVLASSEAILATNTSSIPIIDIAMSTARPEQVIGMHFFNPATIMKLVEVIPSVRTDASVTERITGFTTEVINKTVVAAQDRAGFVVNMLLVPYLLAAMKMYEAGYATAEDIDAGMKLGAAHPMGPLELSDMIGLDTMMLVGETLFEEYGDASYLPPPLLKRMVAAGHLGRKSGQGFYDYR
- a CDS encoding MFS transporter; this encodes MNKGDHGGRGLTARRNHIKQRPNYRQWVLYVALFSTATGSYPVTVLSASLPRIATQIGTTDDTIIWVIAAPLLAFAVVTPIAGKLGDLYGHRRIFLLSFSLGAVLSLATSLAWDITSLIVLRTLAQAAMASAGPSTMAMIVSIFPRRDRSKALGTWAAVVALSPAVGVVTGGPLIEWLGWRALFVVQGSAVLIALCLALLVVPETPTRPGVRFDLPGSFALGVGVSGLLLGINRGIAWGWGHPIVLACLVVAPLSLAAFTIIERRTSSPLLPPEFLRRPNFTYPILSQAVMQAGYMGAMVMAPFLLARLWGFRPTIIGLLMLPRPLTFALAARLGGHHDPLRGAKKVAVTGMLVFAGAMVIAGIGAQQHWLFLFISGAALAGAGSGYIRAAVTNAVTTAVGDQDLGIAGGTINMVQQVGAALGITVLTALMGDHVDGTWFLFLHLGAAAVAIVAALLATRIVDQPTPV
- a CDS encoding DUF167 domain-containing protein — its product is MTDPTHCLLKVKVAPRSSRTDAHYENGEIKIRVTEAPVDGRATEAARQALARALGLKRSQVLLASGATARHKRFRIEGLTELEALARLGR
- a CDS encoding cysteine--tRNA ligase, whose product is MLRFTDSLTGQKTDFAPRDPGKASVYWCGPTVYDAPHLGHARSTLAFDVLVRYLKWSGYDVTSASNVTDIDDKIINRAAAEGTTEPELAQRFEEVFVSEMDRLNILHPDHRPRATEYIDQMIAVISDLVSRDMAYATDSGVYYAVNNLDGYGALAKQDLEQLRENAGARVEVDSDKKDPLDFALWKAAKEGEPTWDSPWGPGRPGWHIECVAMALDLLGEDFDIHGGGDDLMFPHHENERAECLGCGRPFARTWVHNGMVQVGSEKMSKSLGNFQTLADLLDNWDPRALRLLVLQTHYRKTMEITEITLTTAAAALDRLDAFTRRMETADLPDLPSDPATVERFRIAMDDDLGTAGALAAIFDAVRDANRALDAEDHDSAAALTAAALELTSALGLELGDQARPDQGDRAEVDALVAARSAAKEAKDYDLADQIRKELTSLGIVLEDSTTGTTWHRS
- a CDS encoding DUF3499 family protein — its product is MRHLCMRPACNGPAIVLVIMNHNNLTFTVRDPGEIDGPGRVALCEVHLDRMKAPQGWDILDERPGGDVVAFVRPASSVGRLVDPTPTAPRPVVEATHPLRNRLTEENDGETLDPAPEPTRTPLLARAFLGVDRHPASPIGSADDFDWDQRDLLGEDDDEQMSLDDFDPDGLDLA
- a CDS encoding acyl-CoA dehydrogenase, which gives rise to MAEVTEAEIRELTAQFLAEVDHTQVDQFTFRGEQFDRGLALVQFPEGLGGLGLSSRRLQTVVDAELRAAGVPYHDLLINPIGIGMGGPVVLTYATPEQQKRLLRPMFTGEEIWCQMFSEPGAGSDVAGLATRAVRDGDEWIVNGQKVWTTLAHVSRWGMLVARSDPDQPKHKGLTYFLLDMESPGVEVRPLHQITGEAEFNEVFFDDVRIPHDRVFGEVGGGWAAAVTTLMNERVALGGTVQKGSGAIADLMRLWKDRREALASSEAEVMRDRVSALWIEAEALRLTNWRARENSKAGNPGPEGSVGKVKSAELNQRIYETCMDLLGAEGLLYEEGYERRRPAHGERHDATRTHYAFLRARANTIEGGTSEVMRNILGERVLGLPGDVRVDKKIPWIDVPRN
- a CDS encoding HAD family hydrolase, translated to MINRPVLGLDADDTLWENQARFDTAQGEFRQLLSPWADGEQVDASLLALERVNIERYGYGVKSFTLSCIETAINLTEGAIDAQQISRILSTGQALIDHPVELLPTVADTLHLLGESHRLMLITKGDPADQHRKILNSGIVDHFWAVEVVREKDPHTYGALLRQHRVEPNQFTMVGNSVPSDVLPVISLGAQAIHIPHHTTWGHEHADDASLVGVDFPVLDSFSELPALLAERFIS
- a CDS encoding cysteine--tRNA ligase, which produces MHLFDTTKGAVVPFAPGPDVTMYVCGITPYDATHLGHAFTYLTFDLIIRRLEDLGHHVRMVRNVTDVDDSILPKAKELGIDYLELAAQEMAFFDADMEALNMRPAVAEPRATESITAIINLVSRLETGGHTYQVEGITFFDVATQSSFGSLSGYDTSVMEAYAAERGGRPDDPRQRNPLDFVLWQPSADGEPTWDSPFGPGRPGWHIECSAMVMDELGETIDLHGGGNDLVFPHHECEDAQSRAATGQPLADHWMHVGMVAYQGTKMSKSLGNLVFVRDLRQQYDPRATRLALLAHHYHEGFEWFDGDIEDGVARLERLERAVNCPLGPDPAPTLAAVRAALDNDLDTITARNALDALAIGLLAGTGDHPDAAAGLTQAAELLGIHLTHLAP